The DNA segment GGCCTGACATCGTGGTGTCCGGTAGTGAGGTATCGACAGGACAGGATGATAGATCAGTTATTGTGGATATTGGGTGCGAGTCTTGTCGATAAGTGTAGAGGAAtatggatgaggaagaggaggaggaaggtggagaggggcACACTCAAACCGGATCAGATTGAGTTTACCAACGAAAGACAACATACAACAGCGGAGATGCTTCGTATCTCCATTTGTCCGATAAAACCCATTCCATCTGGTTATTACCCCTTTCGGCAAATCAACGTTGTTCGtgtgggatgatgatcaaggagCTTGTCAAGATATCAAAAGCATATATCAGACCTGAGATGTTAGACCTACAGGCGTAGGACATGTACATTCCCATCAGACTCGGCGACGGACCTAGAGTATATTACCAAAACGACATGACAAGCAGTATCTCCCGTCGAGCAATAATTTGTCCTTTCTCAAGTATCCCATAATCATCAACTTGATACGTGCCGATCAAATCAATTTTCAGATCACATCTTTTATTTGGACCCCTCTGCAGGTTCAATGGCCCAAGGACAGTCCCACCGAGATTCACCGGGACGCCTGGGTGAGCTTCAATGGGTTATCCACGCTGTTGTTTGCCTTTACGACAGCGACGTAAGGTCAACTTAGCCATTAGCCATCGACCCAATTGAAAGTAAAATTGACCAACCGCTACCACCGAGGACCATCCCAAACGAGTTGCCCATACATCGGGAAGGTTCGACTAGATGCCTACATAAATAGCGACATATGACATAGCCGCGTGGATACTGTGTACCACCTTAAGCTCAGAAGAAGGTTTAGGTATGATTATTCTGATTGTTCCTTGGTATACCCTAAATCTGACTGAACAATGCGAGATTGCATGTATTGATTTCCACCAAAGATGTGAGTTAAAAAGAAAGAAGTCTGTATGTATTGTAAAGATAAGCACCCATGAATCGAACACTGAGAAGATTATATACACTGAATTATCATcgaagaaaaagaaaaaaacCGTAAGAAAGcaaagaggagaaagcaaCAAATCAAATCTATGTTCATGTATCGCTCTCCATCCCGGTTACTTCCCactaccaaatccaccaGCACGCATAAACCTACTCAAAACCTCTTGCGAGTCCCTCTTCCTAGCCTCCGGATCTGTACTGGGATCCCATACTCtacttcccttcccattgccattcccaccattcccaccgTGCCCATGGGACGAACTTCCTCTAAAGTCAAACCCATACTCAGGAAGGGGTTGTAAGATTGATGGACCGCCTGACAAAGCCTGAGTCTGGTTGAAAGGAGGAGATAGAAGTTTGGGGGTGGTATCTGATGAAGTCGATGATTCAGACGACAgattattgttgttgttgttttgTCTTCGTGTAGCACTGGACGGGACTGATCTCAGCTGGACCtggggttgttgttgagcatGCAATTGGAAGGTCCTGACTGCCGGAGAAGATCCTCCACCGGGTACGACCTGGACTTTCGCGTCCACAGTATTCGGCGATTCGGTCTGTGAGGACGAGTCTCTGTAATTCTCGTGATTGGGATAATCGAATTGACCCGATGAAGAGACCACAGGTGATTCCGACGaatcctcgtcatctgactcgtcaccttcatcatccccatcaccaCTCGTATCAGTCAATGACCCGGTattcacctctctccccttTCCTTTACTCTGTTTTCCCGTCGAGAAATCAATGGTTCCACCCTTAGGTGTTCCCGGGACAGACTGCAATCCACCATGAGAAGTGAATGACCTAATATCCTTTGACATGCCCATACCGGACATCCTTCTAACGTATTTGTTGATTTGAGGTATGTTATCCCATGCATTGGTGTATGAAGCCATAGCTTCAGCCATGGATCGAGCCGGAGGGGATTGTACAGGTGGAGATGGTGCTCGATAATCCGGCGTAGGTTCTCTGACTAAAACAGTTGGTCGTTGTGgttgtgattgttgttgaggtggaggcgAATCTCCTCTAGGGAATACTCTTCCAGGCGTGGGTCTACTCTTTCCCTTTTGTTCCCATGGGAAGACAGCATGAACGCTAGATCGGTCAGGTACTGATCCCGTGAACTGCTTATACCAATCGTCCTTCCTCACGTTCTCAGGCAAAGTAGGATATTGAGGTTCAgcctgaggaggtggagcagAATAATAAGACGATTGACTCTTCGACGGTTGTTCCCATGCATTCTGATAGATCGTATCCATTCGAATTGACATCTCCGGTTTCCCATGAGCGGGAGGAGCGAAGTGTACCGCGTCCCATACGGCAGGTTGGGTTACCTGCTGCTGGATAGACGGGGGCGGAGGAGCAGCTTCGAGCGGAGGAGACGAGAGTGCTGTGGGGTCGACGGGAGGCGGCGAGGGCGGTAAGGTGATGCTTGCTGGCTTGGGTTGAGGTTTCGGCATCAACAGGTCGACTCGTCCTTCAAGGGGTAAACTGGTGTATTGACCGGTCTTGAAAGAGAGTACACCATGAGCCGAAGCAGCTTTCAATTCTTCAAGATTCAGTCGATCAGCTGGTTGTTGAGGCGCTCCAGCTGATGCACCTGATTGGTTCCATGCAGCGATAGTCTCAGGAACAGCGAATCGTCTTGATACGTCAGGCTCATGAGCAGCAGAAGGTCGGACGTGGGTGTCGTAGACGTGGTACCATCGATCAAGCAGAGCCGGGTCTATCCATATCATGTAAGCTATCAAGTCGAAGAGATGATGACAGATGGGGTAGCTTACAGTCATAGGAGGGTTCTTTGCCTTTGACGTTACTTATACCAGCAGGTCGTCCATTGAGGTTTGACCAGGGTTTATTCGATCCGATGAAATGAACATTACTGATCTTATGACCGTATCTCTTATACGCTGGCGCCCAAGTATATGCCGCAGAGGGAGTGACATTGTACCTACAAAGTGGGAGATATGCACAGTCAGTACCAAGATACATCCGCAGCATCAGTCATGAGAAGTACATGGACAAAAGTGACGATCAATACCACTCACGTAAAAGGCAATCTGTTCcactccccaccacctccctcctcactGAACCACTCATTCAACAACCCTTGATCCGCACCATCAAAACTTCCATTACCCACTTCACTCTCCCTATAAATCCCgtcatccccttcaccaCTCTTCAAGATCCCTTTCAACCCTACCCAATCTGACTCACGCGGTCTGATTACCATCACACCAGAGTTGAAGCAGTCTGGCCAGCCTGTATCGGGGCATGCGGAGAGGACATGCGGGTTAGTGGAGGTGAATAAGTGGGAGAGGGGTCGGAGGGGGAGGACATCGGCGtcgaggtagatgagggtagagaagaaggggtggagTCGGAAGAGGTGGAGTTTGGTCAAAGCGAAATTCAGATCTGGTCGGCCTGCAGACACATTCCGATGGATCAGCTAACCTCTCTGAGGATTAAATCCCTGCATGAGCGGTcatggaggaggtgggagaagCACGAGTGAtgaagggaaaagaaaagCTACTCCACCCACCCATAAGATGCAGTCCCTGCTGACCTGCTCTCCCACTCCCAATAGGTTCCACCCCAATGACCAGATCGAACCCTGCCTTCCTCAGCTCGCCTATAGTCTTCGCATCGACAGTCTCAGGCGTGACAAGACAAACAATCTTGAAGTCCCTCGGGGCGGGATGCAGGTCAAGtagggagtggaggaggacgagtGCACCGGGGAGGTACGAGGGGGTGGTGAGTAGCGTGACGAATGCGTTGGGTAGTGACATTGTGGCTAACCTTGGGTTTGGATGAACGACGGATGGGGGGAATATATAGCGGATGTACGtctgttgaggttgaagatgtggtgaggaggtgatggtcgaaATTTTCTTGTTTTGAGCGGGCAATGTTGGATGACGAACGGACCTTCAATGACGGTGACGAGGAAGACTGTGCGTGAGACTATATCAGATCGAGTCCTTTCAACTTGTTTTTGATCTTTGATCCTTGATCCTTGATCCTGGTGAAGGGACACAGAAAGATGGGATCAAAAAGATATAAAAAGATGGATCAATCAATGAtgtggaaggaaggaggatgtaGAGTGGGTGAAAAGTGGAGAAGAGCAAGGTGAGACAATATTCGTCATACACCTATCATTTATCGAACCTCGTGGTGAACGAACAAGAAGCTATTCAAATACAACTCACCCAATCTTAAAGCTTAACAAAGCATAAACCAATCCAACCAGAATCAAATCTAGGTCGTGGGGGTATCCTTGACGACGGTATGCGGAAAAGGTAGATAGACACCTTCAACTTGAGGGACGGGTCCAGTGAGATATCGGATGGACTGTACGAGTACCGTCAACCTTGAAGTGCAAGATACAAGGTCGTTGTGAATGAAAGTGAAATGGAATCAAGATATTCTCAGAATGTCAACCTCGACAAAATGTATCTGTGTCTATGTTTGATACTGCTTTACCGCTACCGTTGGTGTGTGTCGTATTCTCGATGGGGCAGGCACAGTGCTTTTGTTTACTCCCACGAGTACTGGATTGGTACAGCAGTCCGTTGTCGACTTATGCAATCGTCTGTACTTCAACCTGAACATGGGAATTTGTGGGATCCACCTGGACTAGTCAAGATAAAAGACCCTTAATCTAGGATTGGGATTAGTCCGGTTAGGGGAGggtcgtcatcgtcattcccTCTCGAGGCCTTGATCTTACTCATTGTTTTGGAATGGTATGGCGACAGATACTAACATACAATACAGTCCATGCATCACTGCTCCTCCTACTGGTGAAGCACACTTGCAGATCAACCCTTCTATCGCTCCTCGATAGTCACCGTTGAAAGAGTGAGAAGCAAAGTCATCCCCAAATCCAGACTTCCAACTCGGCATCTCCTCCGCCACTGAGATTTACCCCTAATCCCCCCTGAGACCCAACATCCGAGTTCCGCAAGTGCTCCTGAGGGGCTAACCAATCATCCTCGTGCGATACGGAGATCCGAACCGTGGGGCCAACAACGTGTTTATGGCATGGTTGGTGAGCGTATCCAAAAGGTAAACAACATATCAAAAATTGTGGTTACTGCCTCAAGCATCGGTATCACATCTGCAGAGAAAATAGAGCGATGCACAAAAATCATAATTCATATCtgcatatatatgtactCGGGACAATGACAAGTCATCTCATTAATACGTTGTTTGTTTTTCTTGGGTCATGTATCTTTAAACCCCAACTCAGacacttccttcttcctaaGCTACATGTGAACCAGCAAATCCTGTCTATGACTCAGCAATGGGAGCCACAACGCTAGCTTGACTTGCTCTCCTCCTGATACTGGCTTTAGAGGAAGTTCGACTCAAACTGCCAGACTTCTTTCGACCGGGTCCAGCGGGGCCAGCGGGCGGTAAACCAGATAGACGAGTTACTATTATCATTGAATCAGTTTAATGTGTCCATGCAATGTTGAACGATCACCCACATTCATTGACAAATGTCGTACCCCATGCTTCGGCAGTGTATTTGCTGACGTACTATATCTCAAATGCATCAGCATACTGTGTCCTCTTCAATCTGATGCGACGTTATAGCGAAACCAGCTATGACTCACGTTGAATAACTTCTGCCAGTTGGATTTCCTTTGTTCATCACCCATCTCTAGAGCTTGGTGGATCGCATCGGCGGTAGATTGCACGTCCCCTGTAATTTTGCGATATCAGCTACAGCTTCTTGCACATTGAAAGCATGAAAGTTAAAAAGCTGAACCTACaagggttgatgaggatagaaCCATTAAGAGACTGAGCGGCACCCGCAAACTCAGACAATACCATCGACCCATGTCGTTTCgattgagatgagatatattCGTATGCGACCTGAGCAAAGTATCAACATCAGCACGAGCCAATATCTGCCGAATTCGTTCCGGTCAGATGTATTGAGCACACTTACCAAGTTCATACCATCCCTGGTGGAAGTGACCAAACAAGCATCCGCCAAAGCGTACATGGCGGTCAATTCCTCGAATGGTACTGATTTATGCAAGTAGTGGATAGGCATGAATTCGACAGTACCGAATCGACCGTTGATCCTTCCGACCAATTCGTTGACACATGCTCTGAGGTTTTGGTATTCTTCTACATCTTGTCGGGATGGAATAGCCAATTGAACCAATACGACCTGAAATTGTGCAATTGTAATCAGCTCGCAGCTCAACTCCGTTCCGAGGATGCAACTCAGTGGGGCTGTTCCAAGTCCAGGATAGGGCTTGGaatgaagaaagagggagtGCGTGTTCTACTCACCTTTCCAATCCATTCAGGATGTTGAGTCAAAAAAACCTCCAAAGCATGCAACTTCTGCGGGATACCCTTGATATAATCTAACCTATCCACACCGATAATAACCTTACATCCCTGGAACCTGGTCTCCAGAGTTCTCAATCGATTTTGTACTTTCTCTTGTTGTAACCCCTCGACAAATTGCATAGGTTCGATACCGATTGGGTACGTTCCGACTTGGGCGTATCGACCTTCGAACTCGATTCCGTTAGGTTGGGTTTGCAAACCCAAGATTCGGGTGCAGGAGGATAAGAAGTGTCGGGCGTAGTCGTATGTGTGGAAACTGCGCATGTGGTTCAGCTCGTGTGTCTTATAATCACCCTGCGAGACAAGTAGCTGACTCACCCGATCAGATCACATTGGAGGACACCAAGTAAGATTTCTCGTCTCACAGGTAAGACACTGTCACAATATATCAGCACCACTCTTTGCTGAGACGATGCATCTGAAGATTTGTACTCACCGGTAGATCTCACTGGATGGGAAAGGAGTATGCAAGAAAAACCCAATCCTAATTCCATCCTTGCCCTTCTCCTTAGCTACCATTTCCTGTTTCTGGAACGTAGACAGTCCTCTAGGGAAGTGGGGTCGTCTGGATCCGCCACCAACAGGAGGTTTCGCCTCCTTCATATGAAgtacttcatcttcatcaacatcacccaGAAGTTctaccccctcatcctcgagCTCCTGCGGACCTGCCACACCAGGTTGCATACCCAGCACATCTTTTACGACCTCGTCGTCCACACCTTCCTTCACTCTTCCCAGCTCCTTTCGCACCATCTCTCCCTGGGCGGACTCGCCGGAGATCATAGATCGAAGTAACATCGGtaagagcatgagatggtAATCTTGGACCCAGACCATATCGCCCGATTGACAGAAGTTGGAGACGACCTCGGCGAATCGCATGTTGGCTTCTCTGTATGCGAGCCAGTGCGCGGCGTCAAAGTTCATCTCTCCGGGGTGGTAGTGGAACAAAGGCCAGAGAATGGAGTTCGAGAAGCCTATAAGGTACATTAGCATATGAGCACTGGAAGTCAAAGCACTCCGAGGAGAAAGGGTGTCCAATTGGGAACCCCGAGACTCACCATTGTAATGTCTATCAGCCAGCTCGTCAGAAAGGTAGACAGGATAACAGTTGTATTCTGCAAGTAATCTCTTGTTGACATGGTCTCTGTCCGCTACTGGTATCTGTGGTATCACGAGCAGGTATGAGCATAGTAGTTATACACGACACAGTATAACCAagttcactcacatctttaCCTGGCCATCCGATCCAAGTGAAGCTCATCGTCTTCTTACAGCCACTCAAGGCAGATACCAATCCTCCCGAGGACATCTGGGGGCGCGTATCAAGCTTA comes from the Kwoniella bestiolae CBS 10118 chromosome 2, complete sequence genome and includes:
- a CDS encoding alpha,alpha-trehalose-phosphate synthase [UDP-forming]; protein product: MSPPPAVPGSPYTSNHISSPTTPSFSQMPNQPKVPSQSDGSGEKKEQRLIVVSNRLPVTISKDEKGEYHFKMSSGGLVSALSGCKKTMSFTWIGWPGKDIPVADRDHVNKRLLAEYNCYPVYLSDELADRHYNGFSNSILWPLFHYHPGEMNFDAAHWLAYREANMRFAEVVSNFCQSGDMVWVQDYHLMLLPMLLRSMISGESAQGEMVRKELGRVKEGVDDEVVKDVLGMQPGVAGPQELEDEGVELLGDVDEDEVLHMKEAKPPVGGGSRRPHFPRGLSTFQKQEMVAKEKGKDGIRIGFFLHTPFPSSEIYRVLPVRREILLGVLQCDLIGFHTYDYARHFLSSCTRILGLQTQPNGIEFEGRYAQVGTYPIGIEPMQFVEGLQQEKVQNRLRTLETRFQGCKVIIGVDRLDYIKGIPQKLHALEVFLTQHPEWIGKVVLVQLAIPSRQDVEEYQNLRACVNELVGRINGRFGTVEFMPIHYLHKSVPFEELTAMYALADACLVTSTRDGMNLVAYEYISSQSKRHGSMVLSEFAGAAQSLNGSILINPWDVQSTADAIHQALEMGDEQRKSNWQKLFNYVSKYTAEAWGTTFVNELTRLSGLPPAGPAGPGRKKSGSLSRTSSKASIRRRASQASVVAPIAES